The DNA sequence GTTTTACATGggcataataaagaaaaaataatattaaacttatataattgcataattgaATTCACTTacctaatttattttttcttaatttccttattttatgttttatttttttattttcttctgagtgaataaatagttttaaatgaaagTGAGGATGTTTTTCCAATTAACCAGCTCTCATAATCTCAAGAGGGAGCCCATTAGGATTATGGACTTTGAGCATTCATGTCCAGACATGCTGTATAGTCTGACTGTATaatatgcacacatgcacactcacaaaaaaaacatAGGCCCTGTTTTCTCTTTCATCTGGAAAATTCAGCATCTTAGAGCCTAAGCACCTTCAGGACATGACCTCTCTCTTTTTtcaatctgtctgtctctcttacTCAGACTCCCGTGGTGCACTGCAGATTTCACTTTACATTCTGTGATGATCACCCAATTTACATCTTACACCCTCTCCCTTAGGCATCATTACCACGGCAACCTGTCCCCTCTGAGACAAAAAAAATCAAGACTCATATATTGCCatcataaatacacacaacacacactcacacagtgttTCGGTTACGGGACATCCCTCAAGGGTGTCTAAACTGCAGGGAAATAGCCACGTAAAAGTAGAAAAGATACTCCAGGCCAGTGCAAAACCAGTCACATGACAGCTGATCCATATTATATCACAAAACAAAAGCAGCACCCAATCAAATCACTCAGTCGCCTGTATAAAAAAGTGGACAGACAGTAAAATTGGGGTTGTGTAGAGAAAGAGGAGAGAAAAGGGGGGGAAGGGCCTTCATCATAGGGATTGCCACTCTTCATTAGAGGGATGATTATGGTCGTAGAGGAAAGGCCCAGGGGAAATAgtgtgattttttattatttatttatttttatttttttgaatgagaaaaaaacaatgaTGGACAGATAgccagagagatagatagatagatagatagatagatagatagatagatagatagatagatagatagatagatagatagatagatagatagatagatagatagatagatagatagatagatagatagatagataaagaaagaaagaaagtcacactgCCAGCTGCTATTACAGCTCTCCTCAGGCAAGGCACCAGTTCCTCATATCCATGTGTCCACTCTACTCCCAtcatccacaaacacacacagcctcaCAGACATGACAGAGATGAGACATGATGTGAATGCAGAGGGAAAACTAACAGAGTCTCATGGACAACGAAGATGAGGTTAAGTCCACATCAAACACTCAACAATTACACAGGTATTGAGGCACAGACACATCAGTACAAGTTTATGTGTGTGCctgtaaaaatctgtaaatttgccttaaaataacactgatctgCCCTTGCATTGTCTTTCACTCTGTTTGCCAGTTTCTCACTATGACCACTGCAGTTGTTTTTCCTTCACTTTTTGCAAGCCTGTATTCTCTCTCGTTTGCCTAGTCACTGTGACATCACACACGATCAATGGGATGCAGTCATATTTCAAACTCAAGGAAGAATATTACAGTCGGTGCGCTTGTCTCTAGATTGAATTTGAGTATAATATGCAACATaatgtacaaatatatacattactGGACAAAAGTTTGGGGATCTGTAAgggtttttatatattatgtactGTCCAAGGCTGCAACTaacaactaaaacaaaacacttccttatgcagtacactgtaaaaaatgaatcatgggtcttgtaattttcatcaaaaaaattaaggtgataattaaaaataatgtgtggatttcattaaagaaattgtgattcagtgttgtatagaaaataatgaggacttttttactaataaaaccaagatatgcgttttcctcattttgttttaggagacttaagcagttttggtgcttgaattggggaactgattaaactaaaataattaaggaaagaaggctgcctatttaatttaagtgaattagctcaattttgcagttttattttagagggattgttagttcccagcatgctttgcatatggctggatatggagagtaaattttgaaattaaatgctactttatgtttttgagtgaagggaggcatctattaatgtttaatgttcagttacatttgacatttgtaagagtttctgtaacatcgaagtttccattgcacagtgcaatcgttaccactgtgcagaagaGTAGAGCTTGTAGTACTAGTTGTAGTACTGTCTTTCTCTCTAAGCAGGCCACTGACAAAGCTACAACTAAAAATgctagtttaatttttttttttttttcatacactcTCAACTGTGTATAACAAAGACATAATctgactttaaaataaggttatgACACATTTATTCAGAGACATTTTTTAAACGTTTTCTTCAGTTTCCCAACATACCCTTTAGAAGCTTTGAAACtaataaattattcaatttaataatttgcatttaatagaaaataatttgCGTTTACAAAACCAACATAAGGGTTATAAATTGGCTGAGTTGCAGAAGTGCTTCATGGCTTTAATCCATTATTTTAAGCAGGATTCATGCCTACTGAAAGTTCAGTGAAATCTGATACTGCCTGTTATACTCCTTAAAAATTCAGCATATGCATTCACagatctgtgtaaaaaaaaagacataaataaatgcatacatacattcatttataaaaaCTAATCCTTTCATTGTGGCAATGCCTGCACAGATGGTTTTCCAgcactgtccatggtgctgatttTTTTCACGTTTCTCATTAGAGGCCTATAGTAGCAATGACGAAACACTTTAATTTGGTcatacacactttacacaaacaAAATGCTCAAAAGACGcataagagaaaaagaaaaagagaaagcttGTTAGAGAAAAACAGATGGTCTTTAAATTCAACAAGGGACCCAAGGGAACAAATTGTGGGTGCAGACATTACCCATACACCTTTAGTGTACATGTGGTGATGTGAGTATGTATACAAGTCCATATATTTAAAGAAGCAAtggtatatatataacattaaacatAGATAGTAGCTTTcttctcatgcacacacacacacacaaagctgaaTTAAATGAAAGTACTTAAGGGTCCCACTCTTGTCACATCATAGCAGATGGTGTCCAGTTCAAGCCAGGCTAGTACAGTCCACGGAGACAAAGTGggagggaaaaagagagagacagagaaaaggaaaATGGAGAAAGATATTGGGTTCTCTCTTAACTCCCTCTGTGACTCAGTTATTTACACCTCAACGATTGTTCTTGGGGTAAAGGACTGACCAATTAAATCTTTCCGCCCAGGGGTGCAGCCACACACATAGCACACTTCTTGAATGTTTCATGAAAGccaaagttttatatatattttacctctGATACACCACAATGTCCAACTGTCCTGAGCTCATTCACAACATCTGGCACATGACGCAGCAATGTGCTCTGGCACATACATAGATATACGTATTGCTGCCCATTACCTGTTAGTGATCTCTTAATTACTCttcaatgtttaaaataaatctgtTGTGAAACGAATTATGAGAGGCAatatgtaaatcaatatatttcaacaataaatataattattataatttagaagTGAATTTAAAATCGACATATGGTAATGTGCAATTTACACGTTTGCCTATATTTTTTCAGGTTGAGTGTTGCTAGTTgtatttaacaataatttattaataataaattaatttaaagagagaacatttttactgtactttaaaataaagaattgctGCTCTACCAAAACTGTACTGAACCATGACATCAAAACTGAGGTTTGTACAAAACTGTTATGTTtgtgtaccattacaccccttatatatacacaatacatacagtatatatatatatatatatatatatatatatatatatatatatatatatgtttttttttgtttttttgtttttttttgtcaaacacTTCAGTCGCCTCTGTGCAGGTGCAGCGATGGACCTTTCCGATCATATCCATGCATCTACACCCAGATTTGCCTCCAGGATCTCTCACAGGTGCAACATTGGCCCCCGGCCGGCCTGGCACCCAACCCTCCTGCTCATCAGCACCActaccaaaacacacacacataaaccctCTGCCCCCCTTCTTGAAGGTCCAGATGATCCCCACCTGATCCCAATTcatgggggaggaggaggaggcgttCTGATCTGAGCTCACCCTGGAGAGGTGAGAAAGAAGAAAATATATGCCATCGCTCATCTTTCTTATCTCTCTGTCTCGTACAAGGATAGTAACTCTTTGTGCTCCTGTCAGATTAATGCCAATAACAAgcctttaaaccatgttagatgGTGTCCTTGAGAATCCTATGCTTGCATGTGAATGTATGTAACATTGTGTCTGCGTCCAGCAGTGTTATTGTGTGTAAAGAGCAGTATGTCCAAGCAGGGCTGAGCTCAGGTGTCCTGTGCTGATGAGTTGCAGCTGGCTCTCATTGGGGCTGTAATGGGTGCTATACAGTGCCTGGGTCAGTCACGCAGCTGAGTTTAGACTACCCTCAGTATAGCAATCCATGTTCAAACTCATTCAGCCTCCTAAAAGTATATAAGTTATGTACTTATCTTAATGAAATAAGTCTTTGAATGATTTTCTGAATTATACcatccatttaatttaatttttcctcCATGACAAGCTATTGAGATCACTAAAAATTATATGAACAGGCATGCAaaccttccaaaaaaaaaaaaaaaaactgttatacaACAGTTAGTTACAGTTCTCAGATTTGATTGGGATTTTCAAAGCAATGCCTCAAAAGAACCATTTTatgttccccaaagaacctttcagtgaacagttctcaAAAGAACGATttatttcttagtgtgaagaacattttagaaATCTAAATAACCTTCTTCCACTATAAAGTACCTTTCGTGGAATGGTGATGCCCATAAAGAACCCTCGTATTTAAGCGTGAGGTTGAGTGGCATATTAAgataaagtactttttttttttcttttttttttacgttatgtttaattgtttgctttttgtttacattttattttgtactgttattAGTGGAACAAACGAAAACAGATTAAGTATATGAGCTATTATTGGTGCTAGTGAATTTTTTGGTCAATTATTTTATGTACATGAGGAAGAATTCTTGAGATGATGCGGATAGGGAATATTTTGTACTACACATCACAATAAAGCACTGGAAATTTGTTTTATATGATTTGAATGTAGATGCCTCACAGCTTGGCCCGGCAGAAGCTATTCTTATTGACCGCGTACTTGGACTGAATTAAGCTGTGAAATGAGGTGCAATCCATTGTTCTTTCACCATGAACAACAAAGATCAATACTTATGATCTCCAGCAGCCCTCCTGAAAGTAAGCACACAGGACAACATATGTTCCCTTCAGTGATTGCATAATCTGACTAAACCAAATGATACAAAACCAAAGATTTATGCCCACACATAACATAATACTCATTATATTGTCCAAAACACATATAATCTTCACCTTTTCAGTCAAAATATTCTATCCCATTGTGTTTTTCCCTCTATGCCCAGTTCTCTTTTGCCTCCACGTCCTCccctctattgtttttttttttcctctttctctggGTCTTACTATTTTGATACCCCTCCACTGGCCCTGGGTCAGACATCCTGCCTCCATCCATCTCTCCATCCACTCATCCATCTTTCCATCCTTCCAGCAACATCAGCCAgctgctccaacacacacacatagagaactTAATTCAGTCAGTGAGGTCCGTGCCCCCTTCCCAAAGCAATGCCCAGATCTGAACACATGCACCAGGCAAAAAAGGGCAGCAGAGGGGGGATGGGTGACTCTGGAAGCCATATGCCTCTTTCTCACATTTGACTCTCTGtatttatatgtgtatgtgtgaggaGGGGAGGGGTGGTTTGCAGAAATAGTGGACCAGCTGACTTTGTTCACAAACAGAGGACAGAAATAAGAGGTTTTAATGGAATCTAACACTTCCCATCAGCCATGATCAATAATAGTCTAGCACATAATCGGTCTGAGAATATGTGAATTCTGAAGAATTCCATTGATTTCACTTTATAATAAAGACCATTTCCTCTCATCAAACTTGGTATTAAACTATATTCActatatatatgatttttgaaTCACATACACAGACTGGGTGGATCTACATGCCACTGACATGTATATAAGAGCGAAATCAAGTTTACAGGTCTTTTATGAAAAGTTTGGAAATACATTTGGAAAGTTTGGAAATGCATTAAACACACCTTTTATATATTATGATAAATATCTTATTAAAAATGTGTCTGTAATTGAGAAAAGTAAACCTCTTCAAGTCCGTTCTCTACCCATGTAATAGCATAATATTGCATCTCACAACATATCATTACTAACTGGAAGATCATGGGTTGATAAATACTCACACCATACTTTCTTATGCACtacattcttaaaaattaaaCTTCAGAAAAGGTTTTTGCAGCGATGttgtagaagaaccatttttggttacCAAAGAATCCTTcagtacacattttttttctttgtgtgaagaacattttaataacccCATTCTATTACAGTGAATTTTTAGGATCTTCTCAAATGTGCCTCTCAATTTAGATAATAAAATgttgaattcaaataaaaatattagaggCAGGCTTCCCGTGACACTCCTGTCATTCAAAACCCtcctaataaaaaaagaattttctTAAAATATCATAACTAAACACCTAATTCAGATAAAATGTTCATATGATTAGCTGAATTTTTTACAAACAATTGCACCACTTTAAGACAGGCGTACAATCCATGCGTTACTGCCAAACACTTGCTTCCAGCTCTAGCCTCAGGCGTTCATTTCAATCTGGTCGTGAAAGAAGGGGTGGGACAGAGGTGTGACTCTCGTGGATAAGTGCATAAAGTGAATGATTTGTAGAGGGAgcgacacagagacagagagagagagagagagagagagagagagagagagagagagagagagagagagagagagagagagagactttaaaGGGAGCCAGTGGAATGTTATCTCTCAAATCATCAGAGGCACGAGGACAAGCACGCGTGGCTGTAAGGATGGCTGAAGCAATATTGTTCTAATCCACGGGAAACAGAAAGGACAGCCTGAGAAGACACTTTCGTGTCTAATCGATCTTATCTGAGGACGCGTGTCCATTGTTATCCACACACGGGTCAGAGGGCAACACATCTCCGAGCGTGCGTTACCGGTCCTGATATTTATATCCATTCTGTAATTCTGCTTATGGAAATTTCATGATATAACAACACCAATCTATGTTGCCGGCTGTGTGGAATTTGAGGCGAGGAAAGTATTACTGGGAAATACTGTTGCTGATGCTGAAATAAATATTCAGAAAGCACAATGGACAGATGAACATCACAGACTGAAAACATACTTGATAAAAGGGATTTGAGGGAATTCACTTATTCTCGTCCAATTCATCATCAACAGAGGTGagtttgaaattaatttagtatttTGGTAATACGTtttactcatcttcatgttgTACATGCATTATTTTGAACGATTAACTATAGCAACAGTCTATAAAAAATGAGTAGCATTTTATGTACATTGATACTGAATAGGCctgtatttgattattttacctttttatgataacatatttttaatcCGTTTAACCTGTCACAATAATTTGACACTTTGAGTTTTCAGGATTTAATTTCGATCTTGTATAATTAAAGTGGAAAATTGacactttttctttaaaattgaAGACAACATTTGAACGTACATTTTCAGTTGCAACGTGTAGAATTTTTACAGCGTTGGATTACTCAGAAGGTGTGCAAGTAGCATGCAAATCAAAGTAACCTGAACAGAGCCGTGTACAAATCTACATggcgttaataataataataataaacgcaaTAACCATCTTATATCTTTTTTAATGTTCCTGGTGACTGAATCCGTGAATTAAGATTCACGCACCCTTGTGTCATCTGGCGCTATAggctttgcatttgcatttgcgaCAGATGGTCAGCTCTGACTTTGGTTTTGTGACAATAATTGATTTCCATTAACTTTTGCACGGAACCAGTGAATATTTAAAATGGTAACGTGTGCGGGTGAGCTAAACAGCAAATGAATTGACAACCATTAACAAACATTTTGTAACTACTGAACCGTTTTTAAAGTAAAAGAAACGAATAGTCTAGAGTTTTAGCTTTATAATGATGGTAAAACCAAATAATTTAGTCTAGACATTACATCCATTTCATGCAATATAATCGTTCGATTTGTTAGTTaattattctttgtttttttcagaTACTGCACTGAATGTATTATAATATGTACTTTTGAAAAACAAATCCTTTGTATCTAATTCACCAGGGCATTTACCAATCAGTGCACTTTTGAAGCCTTGATCAAACGGATCTGAAAATGATGCTGAGTCCCGATCAGACGGATCCTGACTTCACCTGGACACAACCGGACACGGAGTGTCTAAACGTCATGAGGGTGGAATGTGTGGCTCACGAGCCCTTTGGGGCTGAAGATGGCAAGACTCGCGCACTCGTGCCAGCCGCGCTCACCAGAGAGGAGAAGAGACGGAGGAGGCGCGCGACTGCAAAATACCGTTCTGCGCATGCGACGCGCGAGCGCATCAGAGTGGAAGCGTTCAACGTAGCGTTCGCTGAGCTAAGAAAGCTGCTACCAACACTTCCACCCGACAAGAAACTGTCCAAAATAGAAATACTTCGCCTAGCTATCTGTTACATTTCTTATCTTAACCACGTTTTGGACGTCTAAACAAACTGTCGGcacatttatctttaaaaaaaactctacAAGTGTGtataaaaaactgttttatagaTATTGAGAAGTAGCGTATTCCAGCAGGTCacaaatatctataaaaaaaatgaaagaaaaaagggtaacactttataatataaCTTTCAGAAATAGGCTATGCTTTGTTGTCTGTCTCCACTAATTTAGCCTAGGCCTACTACAAAAAAGGAAATCGGAACAAAAGGGTGGGAGGAAGGCTTTTAGTTATTAAAAAGCATTACCGAAAATTGTAGGACTTATCGCAACAAGTGAAGGTTGTTGTTTTTGACACTGCAAGTTCCTTTCAAAGAATATACCCCGTTCAATATCCAAAATCATAACCGCATTTGTGGCAATAATTTGTTGGAGATATTTGACTTGGTTGGATCTTAGTTCATCATATACGAAACATTTATCTTTTCGCAACCTTGTTATAA is a window from the Carassius gibelio isolate Cgi1373 ecotype wild population from Czech Republic chromosome A9, carGib1.2-hapl.c, whole genome shotgun sequence genome containing:
- the LOC128020337 gene encoding helix-loop-helix protein 2-like, translated to MMLSPDQTDPDFTWTQPDTECLNVMRVECVAHEPFGAEDGKTRALVPAALTREEKRRRRRATAKYRSAHATRERIRVEAFNVAFAELRKLLPTLPPDKKLSKIEILRLAICYISYLNHVLDV